The following are from one region of the Cloacibacterium sp. TD35 genome:
- a CDS encoding T9SS type B sorting domain-containing protein, which translates to MKRLFTFLLFLFFITKSFAQFDTEHWFAPMIDRTGGVEAEQYLYLSTNKSTPFTVEIYNNNSLYKSVKISKGNPAKIYIDRSLMITENQRDLFTPNKMGLHLIGEYKFFAHFRFAVKNHAEIITSKGKAALGKTFYAGMAENPVGRDYINSMVGITATEDNTVINISGYKPGVIFSNGTTAATANSLTTTLNKGESYIFDVISSTNRDNLNGLIGTKIESNNPICITNGNFDAISPNKSNIDIVMDQSIPVERLGREYVIMNGNGSKNSPNSNYTGMEKTLIIATEDNTNVFLNNNTAPINIAKAGDYLIVESTNYISQSTDVFSLYVNSSKNIYVYQHLAGNNTGTEFASAGMNLIPALACLLPNKIEEFGLINEIGDSVYDTKLNIIAEKDAKVYVNGTLLNGALGPFPILGNTKWETYYFPNVRGNVTVSADKAITAGIAAGNGAVGYGGYFAGFNSNPIISKGGDCDKNNITLEVDDTYDSYQWYCNGNPYTGTGNNTYIINPKESGEYYVKIVKAGCGSLDSPVFNYQTCPYKSVNNVDISSCKPTYTTPVPTFSNSTQSVDISSLKITKNPTNGSVSINPSTGEITYTLTNFSATTDTFTYSFSGTDPKFPDTEFVTVNININYLKVFTGETFACIKPDNTGDFDLTRAAISNDSNITSIEYYENYNSATKTFSNLISNSTSYNSTPKTVFAKVTNSFGCVEVANIELKFYPIPNINTISYNSTLCDIDLDGLYEVDFQKEVAPFVVNGYQNFDIYYSLSNDFSIANRLPNNWSYTTPTRVYVLVASKSGCTDATGYIDFKIGTKITVNNISASACDNERDGKTNIKISDYLPFATAGTQYYYYDSFQKAQEALAGTTTTDSHEITKNTTFYIRAENPGFCPNIFELQIIFNQPNVSTTLKDKVICKNTTTVMDAGTGFTQYKWSNGTTGQTATYGLGTHFVELTSPNGCIYKQVFTITEAIDPVIDSVIELGNSITVNVSGGTPPYEYSLNNNNWQTSNYFDNLQRGLQKVYVRDANICTPLEYEFSIINLINAITPNGDGINDVLDYSDLRVKKEVKISIFDRYGKKIYSNDNQTNYIWNGTNSGRIIPSGTYWYILEWTEPDTETKVNYKGWIIIKNRN; encoded by the coding sequence ATGAAGAGATTATTTACTTTTTTATTATTCTTATTTTTCATTACGAAAAGTTTTGCTCAATTTGATACCGAACATTGGTTTGCACCAATGATAGATAGAACTGGAGGTGTAGAAGCAGAACAATATTTATATCTTTCTACAAATAAATCTACTCCTTTTACTGTAGAAATCTATAATAATAATAGTCTATATAAAAGTGTTAAAATCAGTAAAGGAAACCCTGCCAAGATATACATTGACAGAAGTTTAATGATAACAGAAAATCAAAGAGATTTATTTACACCAAATAAAATGGGGCTCCATTTAATTGGCGAATACAAATTTTTTGCACATTTTAGATTTGCAGTTAAAAATCATGCAGAGATTATTACATCAAAAGGAAAAGCTGCATTAGGCAAAACCTTTTATGCTGGTATGGCAGAAAATCCTGTTGGTAGAGATTATATAAATTCAATGGTTGGAATTACAGCAACAGAAGACAATACTGTAATAAACATCTCTGGATATAAGCCAGGGGTTATTTTTTCAAATGGCACCACTGCTGCCACAGCTAATAGCTTAACTACTACCCTCAATAAAGGTGAATCATATATTTTTGATGTAATAAGTAGTACAAATAGAGACAACTTAAATGGTTTGATAGGAACAAAAATTGAATCTAATAATCCTATTTGCATTACAAATGGAAATTTTGATGCAATTTCACCAAATAAAAGTAATATTGATATTGTTATGGATCAATCCATTCCAGTAGAAAGATTAGGAAGAGAATATGTAATTATGAATGGAAATGGATCCAAAAATTCTCCTAACTCTAATTATACTGGCATGGAAAAAACATTAATAATTGCAACTGAAGATAATACTAATGTTTTCCTTAATAATAATACAGCACCAATTAACATCGCAAAAGCAGGAGACTACCTAATTGTAGAGAGTACAAACTACATAAGCCAATCTACTGATGTTTTTAGTCTCTATGTAAACTCGTCCAAAAACATATACGTTTATCAACATTTAGCGGGAAACAATACCGGAACAGAGTTTGCTAGTGCAGGAATGAATTTAATTCCAGCTTTGGCATGCTTACTCCCCAATAAAATTGAAGAATTTGGATTAATAAATGAAATTGGAGATAGTGTTTATGATACTAAGTTAAATATTATAGCAGAGAAAGATGCAAAAGTATATGTTAACGGGACTCTACTCAATGGAGCATTAGGTCCGTTTCCTATTTTAGGCAACACAAAATGGGAGACCTATTATTTTCCAAATGTTAGAGGGAATGTAACAGTTTCTGCAGACAAAGCAATCACTGCTGGAATTGCTGCTGGGAATGGCGCAGTAGGTTATGGCGGTTATTTTGCGGGATTTAATTCAAATCCTATTATTTCAAAAGGAGGAGATTGTGACAAGAACAATATAACATTAGAGGTAGATGACACCTATGATTCTTATCAATGGTATTGTAATGGTAATCCATACACTGGGACTGGTAATAACACTTATATTATTAATCCAAAAGAAAGTGGTGAATATTATGTAAAAATTGTAAAAGCGGGTTGTGGCTCTCTTGATTCTCCTGTTTTTAATTATCAAACCTGCCCGTACAAAAGTGTAAATAACGTTGACATTAGCAGTTGTAAGCCTACTTACACCACTCCTGTTCCTACCTTTAGTAATTCCACTCAAAGCGTAGACATCAGTAGTTTAAAAATAACCAAGAATCCTACAAATGGTTCTGTATCCATCAATCCTTCGACAGGTGAAATTACCTACACCTTAACTAATTTTTCTGCAACAACGGATACATTTACCTATAGCTTTTCTGGAACTGACCCAAAGTTTCCTGATACAGAATTTGTTACTGTAAATATCAATATAAATTATCTAAAAGTTTTTACGGGAGAAACATTTGCCTGCATTAAACCAGATAATACAGGAGATTTTGACCTTACTAGAGCTGCTATTTCTAATGATAGTAACATAACAAGCATAGAATATTATGAAAATTATAACTCAGCCACTAAAACCTTTTCTAATTTAATTTCAAATAGTACTAGTTATAACTCTACCCCTAAAACAGTATTTGCTAAAGTGACCAATAGTTTTGGCTGTGTAGAAGTGGCAAATATTGAATTAAAATTTTATCCTATACCTAATATCAATACCATTAGCTATAATTCTACTCTTTGTGATATAGATTTGGATGGACTATATGAAGTAGATTTTCAAAAAGAGGTGGCTCCTTTTGTTGTGAATGGATATCAGAATTTTGACATTTATTATAGTTTATCGAATGATTTTTCTATTGCAAACAGATTACCCAATAATTGGAGCTACACTACACCCACTCGTGTTTATGTTTTAGTGGCTTCAAAAAGTGGCTGTACAGATGCTACTGGGTACATAGATTTTAAAATTGGAACTAAAATCACTGTAAACAATATTTCAGCCTCCGCTTGTGACAATGAAAGAGATGGCAAAACCAATATTAAAATTTCGGATTATTTACCTTTTGCAACAGCTGGCACCCAATACTATTATTATGATTCTTTTCAGAAAGCCCAAGAAGCATTAGCAGGAACTACCACTACAGACAGTCACGAAATAACAAAAAATACTACGTTTTATATTAGAGCAGAAAATCCTGGTTTTTGCCCTAATATTTTTGAATTACAAATCATCTTTAATCAGCCCAATGTTTCTACAACCCTTAAAGATAAAGTGATTTGTAAAAATACAACAACTGTTATGGATGCAGGAACTGGATTTACCCAATACAAATGGAGCAATGGAACAACTGGGCAAACTGCCACTTATGGACTGGGGACACATTTTGTAGAACTTACTTCTCCTAATGGATGTATCTACAAACAAGTTTTTACCATAACTGAAGCTATTGACCCTGTAATTGACAGCGTAATAGAATTAGGAAACAGCATTACGGTAAACGTTTCTGGCGGAACACCTCCCTATGAGTATTCTCTTAATAATAATAACTGGCAAACTTCTAATTACTTTGACAATTTACAACGAGGTCTCCAAAAAGTGTATGTAAGAGATGCTAATATATGTACTCCTTTAGAATATGAATTCTCTATAATTAATCTGATTAATGCCATTACACCAAATGGTGATGGAATAAATGACGTCCTAGATTACTCAGATTTACGAGTGAAAAAAGAGGTTAAAATTTCTATCTTTGATAGATATGGCAAAAAAATATATTCTAATGATAATCAAACCAATTATATTTGGAATGGAACAAATTCTGGCAGAATCATCCCGAGTGGTACATATTGGTACATTCTAGAGTGGACAGAACCAGACACCGAAACTAAAGTAAATTATAAAGGTTGGATCATAATAAAAAACCGAAATTAA